Part of the Gracilimonas sp. genome, TTCAGGAAATGGCTCAAATTATTCAAACTATTCCAGGGGTGGGTGATGTGAGTCCCGAACGTACGGCTGGACTACCTCAAATGACCGTTAGGTATGACCGGCAAAAAGTGGCTCAATATGGACTGGATATCACGAAGCTCAATCAGTACGTAAGTTCAGCTTTTGCCGGAGGTGTTGCTGGAGTTGTATTCGAAGGCGAAAGACGATTTGATCTTGTGATCCGCTTTGATGAAGCTCATCGTACTGGCATTGAGGATATTCGCAATCTGTATGTAGATCTGGAAAACGGTGCACAGGTGCCGGTTAAAGAAGTGGCGGATATCAGTTATCAGCCGGGGCCTATGCAGATCTCGCGAGATAACACCTTTCGCAGGAGCTATGTTGGTGTGAATACACGCGGGCGGGATGTGGAATCGGTGGTTTTGGATATTCAAGAAAAACTGGAGGCCGAATTGAATCTGCCGCCGGGTTATTACATTACTTATGGGGGTGAATTTGAGAATCTGCAACGGGCCAAGAACCGATTGGCTATTGTAGTGCCTATAGCCCTGTTTCTTATCTTTGTGCTGCTGTACTTCGCACTAAAATCGTTCTCACAGTCGGTAATGATCTATCTGGCTATTCCCCTGGCTTCTATTGGAGGTGTCTTCTTCCTGGCTTTACGTGGAATGGACTTCAGTATTTCTGCCGGAGTTGGTTTCATTGTATTGTTCGGAGTGGCTGTGCTAAACGGCCTTGTGCTCGTCAGCCGGTTTAATTCATTAAAAATCGAAGGTGTTATGGATTTACAAGAACGAATTTTGACAGGTACCAAAGAGCGACTTCGCCCTATTTTATTGACCGCTACGGCAGCTATTATGGGTTTTCTTCCGATGGCGTTTTCAACAACAGCAGGTGCTGAAGTACAGCGGCCGCTGGCCACTGTTGTAATCGGCGGGTTGATTAGCGCCACGCTGCTTACGTTGGTCGTGCTGCCCATCCTTTATGCGTACATAGAAAAGCGTAAAATGAGAAAACACAAGCCGGGTAGTACTTCTATGGCCTCCGTTGTGTTGCTGATTATTGGTGGAAGCCTGCTGCTTTCTCCCGATTCTGTACAGGCTCAGGAACAGGTGCTGAATGATACCCTCCCGCAAATTGCGCTGGATCAGGCCGTTCAAAAAGCGATAGCAAATTATCCTTCTCTTGAGGCAGCCAGGCTTGGAATTGACAACAGGAAGGCTCTTCGAAAAACAGCCTGGGACTTTGGCGATACGAACCTCTTTACCGGAGGTGAAGAGTTCGGCAACGGTTCGGACGGTGTTACTACAAAATTTGGCATTCAGCAGCAGTTTGATCTGTTCGGTGTTTTACCAAGGCTAAATCATCGGAATGAACAAACAGAACTTGCCAGGCTGAACTATGAATTGTCTGAGTTAGAGCTCAGGCTCCGGGTGAAGCAGGACTGGTCAACGGTTTTCATCGCTAAACAACAATATGAGATCTATAATCGCTTGAACCAGCAATTCAGGGATATTGCTAGGGCTGCGGAAATAAAATTTGAAACGGAGGAAATTTCCAGGCTGGGATATCTTAATATCATGAATCAGGCCAACCAAATTACCATACAAACAGAACAAGCCTTCCGCGATTATGGGGCTGCTGTTCGAGCTTTTAACAAATGGTTTGAGGGGGACTCGTTATACACGGTTCAAAGTGTTTCAGCCGAACAGCTTGTTCAACCTTTACAGGTAGATTCTACATTCGACCATCCGCTGATTGCTTTATATCAACAAAAAATTGATGTGGCGGAAGCATCGATTAAAGAACAAAGAAGTCAGTTTTTACCAAGTTTTCAAGCCAGTTATGGCTGGCAGGAAATAGCTGGGCAAGGTGGCTTTAATTCCTATGAGATCGGGATCAGACTTCCGGTATTCTTCTGGTCTAAGGCCGGGAAAACTCAATCCGCCCGGATTGAACGAAATATTGCCCGTCAAAACCTAGACCAGGCTCAGAGAGAATTCAACAGTACCTATAACAGTATCCGGGAAAATTATCAGAAATGGTTGCGCTCGTGGGAATATTATCGACAGGAAGCACTCCCTCTTGCCAAAGAACAACAGCAAGGTGCCATCACCTCTTATGAAGAAGGAGCCATAGACTATGTGGCTTTCTTTCAAAGCATCAGAGATGCCATTCGCATTGAAATCGACTCATGGAATGCATTTGGCAATTATCTGAATAGCCATTTCCAATTAGAATACTACCTCAACAAAACTCAATAACAGATTTTAAATCAACAAAAAAATGAATAAATCTAATTTATATATAATTTTATTGGCTGTCCTTGCATCTGTTTTTACAGCCTGCGGCGAGATCAATACCGATGAAAAAGAACAAGAAGCAACAGAACTTGCCGGTGTGGCTGAGGCAAAAGAAAACATGGTTCATCTGTCGGAACTGAAGTTCAACAGCCTTGGAATGAAACTGGATACTTTGTCCCTGCGCTTTCTCTCAGAGAGCGTAGAAGCAAATGGTCAGCTGGAAGTTCCCCCGCAGCATGAGGCAAGCGTAACTGCGGTTTTGGGAGGTAATATTGGTTCCATAGAAGTTATTGAGGGAGATCAGGTGTCAAAAAATCAGACTATTGCCTTCCTTTCCCATCCTAATTTAACCAAAGTCCAAACTGAATACGTACGGTTGTACCAGCGCATGTTGTATTTAGATCATGAATTTAAGCGACAAGCAAGGTTATATGATGAAGAGGTAGGCTCCGGCCAAACTTACCAACAAACTAAAGCCGAATACGAATCAGTTAAGGCGGAGGTCAAAGGTTATGAGGCTCAGCTGAATCAGCTTAACCTGGACGTTGAACAAATACAAGACGGCGATATTTATTCGTCGGTGCCGGTAGTAAGCCCTATTGATGGGTACATCGAAAAGGTTCAGATTCAAATCGGTCAGTACGTTGATCCCCAAACAATCATGTTTGAAATTGTGGATAACGAACATGTTCATGCCGATTTGATGGTCTTTGAAAAAGATGTGCACAAAGTTAAAAGGGGCCAATCCATCTCTTTTACTGTACAGTCAGTACCGGATCAAATACTTACAGCTACCATTTACTCTGTAGGCAAACAATTCGAACAAAATCCTAGGGCAGTGCATGTGCACGGCGAAATTGATCAGAAAGAAAACTTCCTGATTCCCGGGATGTATATCAACGGCACGATTCACACTTCCAAAGATAAAGTCTATGCTTTACCCGAGAATGCCATTGTTGAGGACGAAGGCAAAACTTATATGTTCACCGCAGAGCAACAAGAGGAAAACGGAGATATTGAATGGTCTTTTACTCCGGTAGAAATTATGACCGGCATTGAGGAAGACGGCTGGGTTGAAGTGAAACTGTTAGAACCATTGGCGGATGGAGCACGAGTAGCTTGGAACAATGCCTACTACCTGATTTCTGAAATGAAGAAAAGCCAGACTTCCGACGATGATTAACAAAAACTTTCCGGCAAAGCCATATTCATGTTTTTATGGCTTTGCCGGGGTTAATGCATAACACAAAATATTATGAAAGAAATAAAAGCCTTTATAAAACCAAACAGAGTAGAAAATGTAGTTGCAGCACTCCAAGAAGCAGGACATGAAAGTGTTACGCTTTCCAAAGGAGAAGGTACCGGAGCATACAAACAGAAAGATGCGTCCCCATCGCTGGATTTTCACTTTACGGACAGTCCGGTGGTAAAATTGGAGCTGGTATGTCAGTGCAAAGAATCCGATAACGTTGTTCAACTTATCTGCGCCAATGCCAAAACACCGGAACGCGGTGACGGCATCATTTACGTTACAGATATTCAAAAAGCGTTTAGGATTAAAACCTGTGAGCCTTTTGAGGGGTAAGGAACAGGTGATTCTTTGTCACAGTTAAGTTGAAGATGAAAATAATCCCATACATTCAACCATGAAAAAATCTACATTTAACATTCCACAAATGGACTGCTCAGCCGAAGAGCAAATGATTCGAATGAGGTTGGAAGAGTTTGAAGATGTTAAATCTCTAAACTTTGATATCCCGAATCGTACATTAGAAGTGTATCACGAAAATAGGCTTAATGAGATTGAGAAAGCCCTTGACTCCCTGAGTTTGGGCTCTAAATTGGATTCAACAAATGAGGCTCAAATGTCGCCGTTCGCTTCTGATGAACAGCAACAAAAGAACATTCTATGGTGGGTTTTAGGGATCAACTTTCTCTTCTTTATCATTGAAATGACAGCCGGATGGATTATCAATTCTATGGGGCTGATTGCAGACTCACTGGATATGCTGGCAGATTCATCCGTATATGCGCTCAGCCTTTTTGCGGTTGGAGCAGCGGTAGCAAGAAAAAAGAAAGTAGCAAAAATTAGCGGATATCTTCAGATGGGTCTGGCATCACTGGGATTTCTTGAAGTACTGCGGAGGTTTCTTGGAGTGGGTGAAATGCCCGACTTTCAGTGGATGATCATTATTGCTTCAACGGCTCTTGTTGCAAATGTTTTTACCTTATGGCTTATCAATAAAGCGAAAAGCAAAGAAGCACACATGCAGGCAAGCACAATTTTTACCTCCAATGATATTATTGTAAATGGTGGTGTAATTTTGGCCGGAATTCTTGTTTATGCACTGGATAGCAGGTGGCCGGATTTACTCATTGGAGCTGTTGTATTCAGCTTCGTGATGCGAGGTGCAATAAGAATTTTGAAATTATCAAAATAGCAGGTGTTGTTGCTGTTATTTACTCCAGGGCATTCGTAATCTTTGTTATGATACCTTGCTTATCATCATCTGTTGTGATTTTATCAAGAACTTTATTGGTGTTGGCATCAAGCAACAGGACAAATCCGGTCATGCCTTCATTTTTCTCAAAAATTTCTGAAAGTCCTAACCTGGCTGCCATTAACTTTGATTGATGTGCCGTAAAATCATTGGTCATATCCATTTTGACGAAAAGCACCGGTTGTCCTTCAAACTCAGGTTTTGCTTCTTCCATTATTGGCTTTATTGCCTGGCAGGCTCCACACCAATCGGCATACATATACATAGCTATTACCTGAGGATCTTCATCTGAGTTAACCTGATTTGCGTTGAGAGTAAAAAATGATGTTGCAAATACTACGGCGATTAATAGAACTGGATAAGCGATAAATCGTTTCATTTTACTTCTGATTGGTTTAGTAAGTTTTTAAGGGATTACAAAAGCTATGCATTATCTTTGACAGATTCTAAAAATGATTAATGATAATAATGATCTATCTGAAATCAGTATTCTATTTTATCGTAGCGGGACTTCTGGAAATTGGCGGAGGGTATTTAGTGTGGATATGGCTCCGCGAAAGCAAAAGCTGGGTATATGGTATCTCTGGGATGATGCTGTTGGCGCTGTATGGATTTCTACCCACACTGCAACCCGCGCACTTTGGCCGAGTATTCGCAGCATATGGAGGGGTTTTTATTGTTCTATCACTCCTGTGGGGGTGGAAAATAGATGACATTCAGCCCGATAAATTTGATATGATTGGTGCCGGATTTGCCTTAATTGGTGTAATAATAATGATGTACTGGCCAAGAGGATAAAAAGATCCATGAAATTCTGAAATTCGCACTTATCCAATCGTGATTTCATTTTCAATCGGCTTTATGATTCTAAAACAGGGTGGCTTAACACTGTTAGTTGTTTAATGTATAAAAATGCTTGGCAATCATTCCTAAACCATTCCAATAGTTGATGCTTTCACCACTTCTCAAGGGATCAAACTGTTTATTCATTTCTCTTTTCTTACGGATCTTACTGTTTTATTTATCATAAAAAATTCGCATCAGCTAAGTATGGTAGTATTAATTGAACATTGTTTTTAATCAAGACAAATTATATTTTTAGTCAAGGCTAATAAATAATTTTGATTATTAAACATCATGAAATATCGTATTTGGATACCAGTATTGTACACCTGTTTCCTTCTGCTAATGATCGGCTGTGATACAGTTGTACCAGAAGCCCCGGCTGAGAAAGATTTACTGGATGGCCCCATACCCGGACTGACTCACGAAGAACAAGATCAATTTCTTAAAGGGGACATTGCCTTTAATGATGATGTTTTTACACCCCAAACGGGCTTAGGGCCTACTTTTGTGGCCACTTCGTGTGGGAGTTGCCACCCTGGCGATGGAAAAGGGCATCCATCAACATCACTTATCCGATTTGGACAAACCGAGCCTAATTCACCGATTAATGCGCCTGGTGCACCACAACTTCAAAACCGGGCTATTCCCGGATATCAGCCGGAAAAATTACCTGAAGGGGTTCCAAGTATGAAAATGACGCCTCCGGCCGTTACCGGGCTGGGCTTGTTGGCCGCACTGACAGATCAACAAATTCTAGAAAATACCGACCCCAATGATGAAGACGGAGATGGAATTTCAGGTGTTCCCAACTATGTTACTCCGCCGGATTACTTCATCCCGGAAGATCATCATCAGCCAGAAAATGGCAAGTATATTGGCCGGTTTGGTAAGAAGGCCTCAACTGTTAATTTGCTGCACCAAACCGCTACAGCTTATAATCAGGATATTGGGGTCACCTCTACCTTCGAACCTCTGGATGTTTACTCCGGTTTGACGACAGATCCGGAAGTATCGGATCAAGTGGTAAGAGATGTAGTTTTTTACCTGAAGACGTTAAAGGCTCCCATCCAGCGAAAGCCACAAAATCCCCTTGTTTTAAAAGGAAAAGGGATATTCACTACTATCCAATGCAGTTCGTGTCATACCCCGCAATGGACCACTCCGGAAACAGACATTGCCGCACTTTCAAACAAAACATTTTATCCATATACCGATCTATTGCTACACGATATGGGGCCTGAATTGGATGACGGAGCTACGGAAGGTTCAGCGGAAACATACGAATGGAGGACCCCTCCCTTATGGGGATTGGGGTTGTCACCCGATTCACAAGGTGGAAAGTACTTCCTGATGCATGATGGCCGGGCTGAAAGTATCGAAGAGGCAATTTTGATGCATGGCGGGGAGGCTCAAAACAGCCGTGATCAATTTCAATTGCTCTCCCCTGAAGAAAAAGAAGCACTAATCATGTTTTTGGAATCTCTTTAACCAAACACTATGGAACGAAAAGAATTTATAAAAACCTGCAGTTATAGTTGCCTTGGCCTTGTCGGGGCAGCATTTTTCCTGGAAGGGTGCTCAGGTCCAAAATATCTGAATGCTCAATTTGAAGATGAGTATTTACTTGTTCCCCTGTCTTCGTTTGAATATGAAAACAAGGAAGAAAATAAATTCAGGAAATATATTGTGGCCTATAATAACCGACTTAAATACCCGGTATCCATCTTCAGATTTTCTGAAACGGAATACCGAGCTTTGCTTATGAAATGCACCCACAAGGGCACTGAACTGCAAGTATATGGCGACCGGCTTCAGTGTCCCGCCCACGGAAGTGAATTTACCCAAAACGGAGAAGTGCAGAATGGTCCGGCAGAAGCTCCACTTCGAACTTTTCCTGTACAGGTTGAAGGTACTGTATTAAAAATCGATATGGGATAAGTACATCTTTAAAAAATATTT contains:
- a CDS encoding CusA/CzcA family heavy metal efflux RND transporter; translated protein: MINKIIAFSIKNKFIIGLFILSLIGVGLYSMMTINLGSVPDITNNQVQVITVSENLSTEDIEQFVTYPVELAMGNLPGVTEIRSVSRFGLSVVTIVFEDDMGTYLPRQLVQEKLSELGETIPENFGSPSMGPISSGLGQIYEYSIQVDPAYEDQYTPDELRTIQDWIIKRQMVLLEGVIEVNSFGGGIKQYEVAISPDKLNAMGVSISEVYEAMSRNNVNTGGAYIEKNKMANFIRGEGLIRSLEDIENIVVKNENGLPILIRDVAEEVTFGTQIRYGAFTQDGEEAVGGIIMMLKGSNPNATIQNVQDRIAEIQKSLPEGLKIEPFLDRSALIERTTSTVTTNLVEGALIVVFVLVILLGSLRGGLITASLIPLSLLFAFIMMKATGVWANLMSLGAIDFGIIVDGAVIIVEGTVHEIEKRVKSGKRAFSKTQMNEIAYKASSTMMNAAFFGQLIILIVFAPILFLEGVEGKMFRPMAFTFGFAVLGAIILCLTYVPMVSALFMKPSQNRKGWFARFERGLDRVSNKLISFIQKGYDPVIQWSLKRKPVVIVAAILLFGGAMFTFSRMGGEFIPQLDEGDVAMQALFRPGSGLSEAIDQSKKIETTLLEEFPEIETVTARIGVADIPTDPMPMDIADMYIILDKNKENWISAESKEELIEKIKSKLDQTMIGVNFVFTQPVELRFNELLEGVREDIAVKLYGDDIDVLAEKVQEMAQIIQTIPGVGDVSPERTAGLPQMTVRYDRQKVAQYGLDITKLNQYVSSAFAGGVAGVVFEGERRFDLVIRFDEAHRTGIEDIRNLYVDLENGAQVPVKEVADISYQPGPMQISRDNTFRRSYVGVNTRGRDVESVVLDIQEKLEAELNLPPGYYITYGGEFENLQRAKNRLAIVVPIALFLIFVLLYFALKSFSQSVMIYLAIPLASIGGVFFLALRGMDFSISAGVGFIVLFGVAVLNGLVLVSRFNSLKIEGVMDLQERILTGTKERLRPILLTATAAIMGFLPMAFSTTAGAEVQRPLATVVIGGLISATLLTLVVLPILYAYIEKRKMRKHKPGSTSMASVVLLIIGGSLLLSPDSVQAQEQVLNDTLPQIALDQAVQKAIANYPSLEAARLGIDNRKALRKTAWDFGDTNLFTGGEEFGNGSDGVTTKFGIQQQFDLFGVLPRLNHRNEQTELARLNYELSELELRLRVKQDWSTVFIAKQQYEIYNRLNQQFRDIARAAEIKFETEEISRLGYLNIMNQANQITIQTEQAFRDYGAAVRAFNKWFEGDSLYTVQSVSAEQLVQPLQVDSTFDHPLIALYQQKIDVAEASIKEQRSQFLPSFQASYGWQEIAGQGGFNSYEIGIRLPVFFWSKAGKTQSARIERNIARQNLDQAQREFNSTYNSIRENYQKWLRSWEYYRQEALPLAKEQQQGAITSYEEGAIDYVAFFQSIRDAIRIEIDSWNAFGNYLNSHFQLEYYLNKTQ
- a CDS encoding efflux RND transporter periplasmic adaptor subunit: MNKSNLYIILLAVLASVFTACGEINTDEKEQEATELAGVAEAKENMVHLSELKFNSLGMKLDTLSLRFLSESVEANGQLEVPPQHEASVTAVLGGNIGSIEVIEGDQVSKNQTIAFLSHPNLTKVQTEYVRLYQRMLYLDHEFKRQARLYDEEVGSGQTYQQTKAEYESVKAEVKGYEAQLNQLNLDVEQIQDGDIYSSVPVVSPIDGYIEKVQIQIGQYVDPQTIMFEIVDNEHVHADLMVFEKDVHKVKRGQSISFTVQSVPDQILTATIYSVGKQFEQNPRAVHVHGEIDQKENFLIPGMYINGTIHTSKDKVYALPENAIVEDEGKTYMFTAEQQEENGDIEWSFTPVEIMTGIEEDGWVEVKLLEPLADGARVAWNNAYYLISEMKKSQTSDDD
- a CDS encoding P-II family nitrogen regulator gives rise to the protein MKEIKAFIKPNRVENVVAALQEAGHESVTLSKGEGTGAYKQKDASPSLDFHFTDSPVVKLELVCQCKESDNVVQLICANAKTPERGDGIIYVTDIQKAFRIKTCEPFEG
- a CDS encoding cation diffusion facilitator family transporter yields the protein MKKSTFNIPQMDCSAEEQMIRMRLEEFEDVKSLNFDIPNRTLEVYHENRLNEIEKALDSLSLGSKLDSTNEAQMSPFASDEQQQKNILWWVLGINFLFFIIEMTAGWIINSMGLIADSLDMLADSSVYALSLFAVGAAVARKKKVAKISGYLQMGLASLGFLEVLRRFLGVGEMPDFQWMIIIASTALVANVFTLWLINKAKSKEAHMQASTIFTSNDIIVNGGVILAGILVYALDSRWPDLLIGAVVFSFVMRGAIRILKLSK
- a CDS encoding thioredoxin domain-containing protein, which produces MKRFIAYPVLLIAVVFATSFFTLNANQVNSDEDPQVIAMYMYADWCGACQAIKPIMEEAKPEFEGQPVLFVKMDMTNDFTAHQSKLMAARLGLSEIFEKNEGMTGFVLLLDANTNKVLDKITTDDDKQGIITKITNALE
- a CDS encoding YnfA family protein — translated: MIYLKSVFYFIVAGLLEIGGGYLVWIWLRESKSWVYGISGMMLLALYGFLPTLQPAHFGRVFAAYGGVFIVLSLLWGWKIDDIQPDKFDMIGAGFALIGVIIMMYWPRG
- a CDS encoding di-heme oxidoredictase family protein, with amino-acid sequence MKYRIWIPVLYTCFLLLMIGCDTVVPEAPAEKDLLDGPIPGLTHEEQDQFLKGDIAFNDDVFTPQTGLGPTFVATSCGSCHPGDGKGHPSTSLIRFGQTEPNSPINAPGAPQLQNRAIPGYQPEKLPEGVPSMKMTPPAVTGLGLLAALTDQQILENTDPNDEDGDGISGVPNYVTPPDYFIPEDHHQPENGKYIGRFGKKASTVNLLHQTATAYNQDIGVTSTFEPLDVYSGLTTDPEVSDQVVRDVVFYLKTLKAPIQRKPQNPLVLKGKGIFTTIQCSSCHTPQWTTPETDIAALSNKTFYPYTDLLLHDMGPELDDGATEGSAETYEWRTPPLWGLGLSPDSQGGKYFLMHDGRAESIEEAILMHGGEAQNSRDQFQLLSPEEKEALIMFLESL
- a CDS encoding Rieske 2Fe-2S domain-containing protein, yielding MERKEFIKTCSYSCLGLVGAAFFLEGCSGPKYLNAQFEDEYLLVPLSSFEYENKEENKFRKYIVAYNNRLKYPVSIFRFSETEYRALLMKCTHKGTELQVYGDRLQCPAHGSEFTQNGEVQNGPAEAPLRTFPVQVEGTVLKIDMG